From Acidobacteriota bacterium, one genomic window encodes:
- a CDS encoding phosphoenolpyruvate carboxylase, with the protein MIQTLSGQLEKFQNAVGVKFQLYNSLFLALPFYGIDKTGILLSLFGSNCEEGFAAGKSPTEIIDGFLAERQNSDALDLLFRFVQYAERQVVLFDALEDAAFAEMNDLNGPGTLTQLEAAVQQSDRLAEFKQKLADFSVRLVLTAHPTQFYPGSVLGIINDLDAAITANNVTTINTLLQQLGRTPFFKKQKPTPFDEASSLIWYLENVFYNAIGAIASELRRSISDESVNLAELMKMGFWSGGDRDGNPFVTSETTLQVSDALRRSILRCYHTDIRRLRRRLTFANVEAAVIDLEKLVYREAFQTSDQRVSPGSDSDWIPRDTSLTKLEILTKLGTIRTDLVTGHNGLFVHLVDDLINKVEIFGLHFASLDIRQEASEHEKVLQEIGDASDAFSYGSLTEAEKIELLLTAPKSASPEYLPTELSRDTIRTVAAVAEIQQKNGEEGCDRYIISQCQSAVHVVEVIGLFLAGGWKLDELSVDIVPLFETITDLQHAPSIMRELYNLPAYREHLQRRGNRQTIMLGFSDGTKDGGYLMANWSIYKAKDELTRVSREFGINVVFFDGRGGPPARGGGKTHKFYSSMGQNVADESIELTVQGQTVSSNFGTVASARYNIEQLLHAGIYNDIFAPKETTFSEREEYLMTNLAEQSFNAYDELKTHPNFLEYLSAVSPLRFYAEANIGSRPTKRGSGKLTLKDLRAIPFVGAWSQIKQNVPGFYGVGSALEKMDANIDEITEMYRSNGFFKALIDNCEMAMQKTFMPLTAFLENHETYGEVWRKIRDEYDLTRKYLTLISDTKELMSDLPVEQQSVRTRERIVLPLLAIQQYALTKIRESEERGEAVESRSVYEKLVIRCSFGIINAGRNSA; encoded by the coding sequence CGTCAGGTCGTCCTGTTCGACGCTCTTGAGGACGCGGCGTTTGCCGAGATGAACGACCTGAACGGCCCAGGGACGCTCACGCAATTGGAGGCGGCGGTTCAGCAGAGCGATCGGCTCGCCGAGTTCAAACAAAAGCTCGCCGATTTCTCAGTACGTCTCGTTTTGACCGCTCACCCGACGCAGTTTTATCCGGGTTCGGTGCTTGGCATCATCAACGATCTCGACGCGGCGATCACGGCGAACAACGTGACGACGATTAACACGCTGCTCCAGCAATTGGGACGCACGCCGTTTTTCAAGAAGCAAAAGCCGACGCCGTTCGACGAAGCCTCAAGCCTGATCTGGTACTTGGAAAACGTCTTCTACAATGCCATCGGAGCCATCGCCTCAGAACTGCGTCGCTCAATTTCGGATGAGTCAGTGAACCTCGCCGAGCTGATGAAAATGGGATTCTGGTCCGGCGGCGATAGAGACGGGAATCCGTTCGTCACGAGCGAAACCACTCTCCAGGTTAGTGACGCGTTAAGACGTTCGATCCTCCGCTGTTACCACACCGATATCCGAAGATTGCGTCGCCGCCTAACCTTCGCCAATGTCGAAGCGGCCGTGATCGACCTCGAAAAACTAGTCTACCGCGAAGCCTTCCAAACCAGCGATCAGCGAGTCAGTCCAGGGAGCGATAGCGACTGGATTCCCAGGGACACATCGTTGACCAAGCTCGAGATCCTCACAAAACTCGGCACAATTCGCACCGATCTCGTCACCGGCCACAACGGCCTCTTCGTCCACCTCGTCGATGACCTGATAAACAAAGTCGAAATATTCGGCCTCCACTTCGCGTCACTTGATATACGACAGGAAGCATCCGAACACGAAAAAGTTTTGCAGGAGATCGGCGACGCGAGTGACGCGTTTAGTTATGGATCATTGACCGAAGCGGAAAAGATCGAGCTTTTATTGACAGCTCCAAAAAGCGCGTCACCAGAATATTTGCCGACCGAATTGTCCAGGGACACGATCCGCACCGTCGCGGCGGTTGCCGAGATCCAGCAGAAAAACGGCGAAGAAGGCTGCGATCGCTACATCATCAGCCAATGCCAGAGTGCGGTTCATGTGGTCGAGGTCATCGGATTATTTCTCGCCGGCGGTTGGAAACTGGACGAGCTGAGCGTCGATATCGTCCCGCTTTTCGAAACGATCACGGACCTGCAGCACGCACCGTCGATCATGCGAGAGCTTTATAACTTACCCGCATATCGCGAGCATCTGCAGCGACGCGGCAACCGACAAACGATCATGCTCGGCTTCAGCGACGGAACCAAAGACGGCGGTTATCTGATGGCGAATTGGAGTATTTACAAGGCAAAAGACGAACTAACACGAGTCTCGCGGGAGTTTGGAATTAACGTCGTGTTCTTCGACGGCCGCGGCGGCCCGCCCGCTCGCGGCGGCGGAAAAACGCATAAATTCTACTCCTCAATGGGCCAAAACGTCGCCGACGAATCCATCGAACTGACGGTCCAAGGCCAAACGGTAAGTTCAAATTTCGGAACCGTGGCGTCCGCAAGATACAACATCGAACAATTGCTGCACGCCGGAATTTACAACGATATTTTCGCTCCGAAGGAAACAACTTTCAGCGAACGCGAAGAATATCTGATGACGAACCTAGCCGAACAAAGCTTCAACGCCTACGATGAGCTAAAAACGCATCCGAATTTCCTCGAATATCTGTCCGCCGTCAGCCCGCTCCGATTTTACGCCGAAGCCAACATCGGCAGCCGACCGACAAAGCGAGGCTCCGGAAAGCTAACGCTGAAAGACCTCCGTGCGATCCCCTTCGTCGGAGCCTGGAGCCAGATCAAACAAAACGTCCCCGGCTTCTACGGTGTCGGCTCAGCACTAGAAAAAATGGACGCAAATATCGACGAGATCACGGAAATGTACCGCTCCAACGGCTTCTTCAAAGCCCTCATCGACAACTGCGAAATGGCCATGCAAAAAACCTTCATGCCCCTGACAGCATTTCTCGAAAACCACGAAACCTACGGCGAAGTCTGGCGAAAGATCCGCGACGAATATGACCTGACCCGAAAGTACTTAACCCTGATCTCCGACACCAAAGAACTAATGTCCGACCTGCCCGTCGAACAGCAATCAGTAAGAACCCGCGAACGCATAGTCCTGCCGCTCCTCGCGATCCAGCAGTACGCCCTAACCAAGATCCGCGAAAGCGAAGAACGCGGCGAAGCGGTCGAGAGCCGGTCAGTTTACGAGAAATTAGTGATCAGATGCTCGTTTGGAATTATTAATGCGGGAAGGAACTCGGCCTAA
- a CDS encoding four helix bundle protein, producing MKYSTFEELPVWQASTRFALNVFEFTSKNDFRGLGDTKNQLERASLSISNNIAEGFERGTTNELINFLYIARGSAGESRSMLRICESLDRFSDLKFEISNLIKQAINISKQLHGWLESLKNSDIKGVRFFDNKVRKKIETDKEFAEFDQQMAEFRIEFERKLRTGEINARRADQV from the coding sequence ATGAAATACTCCACATTCGAAGAGCTCCCTGTCTGGCAGGCATCAACACGTTTTGCTTTGAACGTCTTCGAATTTACTTCCAAAAATGACTTTCGAGGCCTAGGTGATACTAAAAATCAACTCGAACGTGCATCGCTTTCCATCTCGAATAACATCGCCGAAGGTTTTGAGCGTGGTACTACAAATGAGCTGATCAATTTCCTGTATATTGCCCGCGGTTCTGCTGGTGAATCTCGTTCAATGCTCCGCATTTGCGAATCTCTGGATAGGTTTTCAGATCTCAAATTTGAGATCTCAAATCTCATAAAGCAGGCGATCAATATCTCAAAACAATTGCATGGCTGGCTCGAATCTCTGAAAAATTCGGATATCAAAGGCGTCAGATTTTTCGACAACAAGGTCAGGAAAAAGATCGAGACTGACAAAGAATTTGCCGAGTTCGATCAGCAGATGGCCGAGTTCAGGATCGAATTCGAGCGAAAGTTGAGAACCGGTGAGATAAATGCTCGTAGGGCTGATCAGGTTTAA
- a CDS encoding acyl-CoA dehydrogenase family protein — protein MEAQMQKEYIKGGSFLIEQRVPAEVFTPEDMSDEQRMIGDTTREFIDNEVLPQIDAMEKHAWEISRELIAKAGELGLLGATIPEEYGGLELDQTTGVVVAEMMGRGSGFGVTFGAQTSIGLLPILYFGSEYLKHKWIPPIISGEKITAYCLSEAGSGSDALGAKCSARLSEDGSEWILNGEKMWITNGSFADVYIIFAKVDGEKKKFSAFVVERSENCRPGSEEHKMGIKSSSTTPIILSDARIPVGNIIGEVGDGAKIAFNILNVGRFKLGASVIGGCKLAIHDSVRYANERQQFNTPISTFGAMRFKLAEMATRTWVGESMTYRTVGMIDALIGTGADNETKLRSIEEYAVESSINKVFCSEVLDYVVDEMVQIYGGAGYTADYPAERAYRDARINRIFEGTNEINRLLIPGMLLKRAMKGEIGLIPAAKALMDEILNPQMSFDEDDSPLAMELKLAQNAKKAALMVVGTAAQKYMMELEKQQELLMYAADIIIEAYAMETAVLRAQKLQGSSGADRYADMAQVYCNDAIQRVEAKAKNAIAAMTDGDEMRTLLVALKRFTKNNSPINTVAARQRIAETLIGANTYTF, from the coding sequence ATGGAAGCACAAATGCAGAAAGAATACATCAAAGGCGGTTCGTTTTTGATCGAGCAGCGTGTCCCGGCTGAGGTTTTTACGCCTGAGGATATGTCGGACGAACAGCGGATGATCGGCGATACTACGCGGGAATTTATCGACAACGAGGTCCTGCCGCAGATCGATGCGATGGAGAAACACGCCTGGGAGATCTCGCGTGAGCTGATCGCGAAAGCCGGCGAACTCGGCCTGCTCGGTGCGACCATTCCCGAGGAATACGGCGGTCTCGAACTCGACCAGACGACCGGAGTGGTCGTGGCTGAGATGATGGGCCGCGGCTCGGGCTTTGGCGTGACGTTTGGTGCTCAGACGTCGATCGGTTTGCTTCCGATACTGTATTTTGGCTCCGAATACCTCAAACATAAGTGGATACCGCCGATCATCTCCGGCGAAAAGATCACTGCATATTGCCTTTCCGAAGCTGGTTCGGGCTCGGACGCTCTCGGTGCAAAATGTTCGGCCCGTCTGAGCGAGGACGGCTCCGAATGGATCCTCAACGGTGAAAAGATGTGGATCACGAACGGCAGTTTTGCCGACGTTTACATCATCTTTGCCAAGGTCGACGGCGAGAAGAAAAAATTCTCGGCCTTCGTTGTCGAACGCAGCGAAAACTGCCGCCCCGGCTCCGAAGAGCATAAAATGGGTATCAAATCTTCGTCCACAACCCCGATCATCCTTTCTGACGCACGCATTCCGGTCGGCAATATCATCGGCGAGGTCGGCGATGGTGCGAAGATCGCGTTCAACATCCTCAACGTCGGCCGCTTCAAGCTCGGGGCCTCGGTCATCGGCGGCTGCAAGCTTGCGATCCACGATTCGGTCCGTTATGCGAATGAGCGTCAGCAGTTCAATACGCCGATATCGACGTTCGGTGCGATGCGGTTCAAACTAGCCGAAATGGCCACCCGCACCTGGGTTGGCGAATCGATGACCTATCGCACGGTCGGTATGATCGACGCCCTGATCGGAACGGGTGCCGATAACGAAACCAAACTTCGCTCTATCGAGGAATACGCAGTCGAAAGCTCGATCAATAAGGTCTTCTGCTCCGAAGTGCTAGATTACGTCGTTGACGAAATGGTCCAGATCTACGGCGGAGCAGGTTACACGGCCGACTATCCTGCCGAGCGTGCCTACCGCGATGCCCGCATCAACCGCATTTTCGAGGGCACTAACGAGATCAATCGCCTGCTCATTCCCGGCATGCTCTTAAAACGTGCGATGAAAGGCGAGATCGGCTTGATCCCAGCGGCAAAAGCTCTCATGGACGAGATCCTTAACCCGCAGATGTCGTTCGACGAGGACGATTCACCACTTGCTATGGAGCTGAAACTTGCCCAAAACGCCAAGAAGGCAGCTCTCATGGTCGTCGGAACCGCGGCCCAGAAATACATGATGGAGCTCGAAAAGCAGCAGGAACTCCTGATGTACGCAGCCGACATCATTATCGAAGCCTACGCCATGGAAACCGCCGTCCTGCGTGCCCAAAAGCTCCAGGGCTCGTCGGGCGCCGACCGCTACGCCGACATGGCCCAGGTTTACTGCAACGACGCCATCCAACGCGTCGAAGCCAAAGCCAAAAACGCCATCGCCGCCATGACAGACGGAGACGAAATGCGTACGCTGCTGGTTGCACTCAAGCGATTTACTAAGAACAATTCGCCGATCAATACAGTCGCTGCAAGACAGAGAATTGCGGAGACATTGATCGGGGCGAATACTTATACGTTCTAG
- a CDS encoding acetyl-CoA C-acyltransferase gives MKEAVIVSAVRTAVGKAPKGTLRNTRPDDLGAAAIKEAVSRSGVDASLIDDVIMGCAFPEAEQGMNVARTSAIAAGLPVETSAMTVNRYCSSGLQTIALAAERIMSGGADAIVAGGLETMSMIPMGGNVVRPNPRIVDTYPDYYLNMGLTAENLARKYEITREQADEFSYNSHRKALAAIAEGRFTDEIVPMTIFVDELDEKGRVRRKEVVFAQDEGPRADTSVEGLAKLRAVFHVNGTVTAGNSSQMSDGAAAAVVMSADKAAELGIKPLARFISFATAGCLPEEMGIGPVYAIPKALKMAGLTLDQIDVIELNEAFAAQGLSVMKVLEMNPAKVNVNGGAVALGHPLGCTGAKLTATVLQELKRTGGRYGMVTMCVGGGMGAAGIFELLS, from the coding sequence ATGAAAGAAGCAGTAATCGTATCAGCCGTGCGTACGGCTGTTGGAAAGGCTCCGAAAGGAACCTTGAGAAATACTCGGCCTGATGATCTCGGGGCGGCGGCTATTAAGGAAGCGGTTTCGCGTTCCGGCGTGGACGCTTCGCTGATCGATGATGTGATCATGGGCTGTGCTTTTCCCGAGGCCGAGCAGGGGATGAACGTGGCTCGCACATCGGCGATCGCGGCTGGTTTGCCGGTTGAGACATCGGCGATGACGGTGAATCGTTATTGCTCTTCGGGTTTGCAGACCATCGCTCTGGCTGCGGAACGCATCATGTCGGGCGGTGCTGACGCGATCGTTGCGGGCGGGCTCGAGACGATGTCGATGATCCCGATGGGCGGCAATGTTGTGCGGCCAAATCCGCGTATTGTTGATACATATCCCGATTATTACCTGAACATGGGACTCACGGCTGAGAATCTCGCCCGCAAATACGAGATCACCCGCGAACAGGCTGACGAATTCTCGTACAACTCGCACCGCAAAGCCCTCGCCGCTATTGCGGAAGGACGGTTCACCGATGAGATCGTGCCGATGACCATTTTTGTCGACGAACTAGACGAAAAAGGCCGGGTTCGTCGCAAAGAAGTTGTCTTCGCCCAGGATGAAGGCCCCCGAGCTGATACTTCAGTCGAAGGTTTGGCGAAACTGCGAGCTGTTTTCCACGTCAACGGAACTGTAACCGCCGGGAACTCTTCGCAAATGTCCGACGGAGCCGCCGCTGCGGTAGTGATGTCCGCCGATAAAGCTGCCGAACTCGGCATCAAGCCGCTCGCGAGATTTATCTCGTTCGCAACCGCTGGCTGTCTACCCGAAGAAATGGGAATCGGCCCGGTCTATGCGATCCCCAAGGCACTAAAAATGGCGGGCCTGACGCTTGATCAGATAGACGTGATCGAACTCAACGAAGCCTTCGCCGCCCAAGGACTCTCGGTCATGAAAGTCCTTGAAATGAACCCCGCAAAGGTCAACGTCAACGGCGGCGCGGTCGCCCTCGGCCATCCGCTCGGCTGTACAGGAGCAAAGCTGACCGCCACAGTCCTCCAGGAACTCAAACGCACCGGAGGCCGCTACGGCATGGTTACCATGTGTGTCGGCGGCGGAATGGGAGCGGCTGGGATCTTTGAATTGTTAAGCTAG
- the ybaK gene encoding Cys-tRNA(Pro) deacylase codes for MDHPVTPAVRFLREKKVQFTPRLYDYVEKGGTGESARQLGVDEHAVVKTLIFETNEKNPLIVLMHGDKLVSTKNLARHIGVKSVEPATPDRASKHTGYLVGGTSPFGTRTAMPVYVEASIIELDKIYINGGKRGFLVEIEPGDLKRVLSVEEVEVAI; via the coding sequence ATGGATCATCCGGTGACGCCAGCAGTGAGGTTTTTGCGTGAGAAAAAGGTGCAGTTTACGCCCCGGCTTTACGATTACGTCGAAAAAGGCGGTACTGGCGAATCGGCTCGGCAGCTAGGCGTGGATGAGCACGCGGTCGTAAAGACCTTGATATTTGAAACGAACGAGAAAAATCCGCTGATCGTGCTGATGCATGGCGACAAGCTTGTCTCGACAAAGAACCTAGCACGCCACATCGGCGTCAAATCTGTCGAGCCGGCAACCCCAGATCGGGCATCTAAACATACAGGCTATCTTGTCGGCGGCACATCGCCATTTGGCACTCGAACTGCGATGCCCGTTTATGTCGAGGCGAGCATTATTGAACTTGATAAGATCTACATCAACGGCGGAAAACGAGGGTTTTTGGTCGAGATCGAGCCGGGCGACTTGAAGAGGGTTCTGAGTGTCGAAGAGGTTGAGGTGGCGATATGA
- a CDS encoding DNA-3-methyladenine glycosylase I, with product MERCSWAKNELNIRYHDTEWGVPLHDDRALFEFLILEGAQAGLSWDTILRKRDNYREAFDNFDPVIVSQYDEEKCGELLLNEGIIRNRLKIKSAVENAKAFLKVQEEFGSFDKYIWSFVGGKPLNNKLKGMGDVPAKTEISDAMSKDLKKRGFNFVGSTIMYAFMQATGMVNDHLTTCFRYKEV from the coding sequence ATGGAGCGATGTAGCTGGGCGAAAAATGAGCTGAATATCCGGTACCACGACACAGAATGGGGCGTGCCGCTGCACGACGATCGGGCCTTGTTCGAGTTCCTTATTTTGGAAGGTGCGCAGGCAGGATTGAGCTGGGATACGATTTTGCGGAAGCGTGACAATTATCGTGAGGCTTTTGATAATTTCGATCCCGTTATCGTCTCGCAATATGACGAAGAAAAATGCGGTGAATTGCTTTTGAACGAGGGCATTATTCGCAATCGTTTGAAGATAAAGTCAGCGGTCGAGAATGCGAAGGCATTTTTGAAGGTGCAGGAAGAGTTCGGCTCGTTCGACAAATACATCTGGTCGTTCGTCGGCGGTAAACCGCTCAACAACAAGCTGAAAGGCATGGGTGATGTTCCGGCGAAGACAGAGATATCCGACGCGATGTCTAAGGATCTAAAGAAACGCGGATTTAATTTTGTCGGCTCGACGATCATGTACGCATTCATGCAGGCGACAGGGATGGTGAATGATCACCTGACGACCTGTTTCAGATACAAGGAGGTTTAG
- a CDS encoding HAD family phosphatase: MTDISSRAFIFDMDGTLVDNMHVHTEAWANLLDENGVEMDRHKFLVATAGKTNREILPTVFGDISDERIAELAKRKESLYREAYLPIRKPVDGLIEFLTESKKLGVKMAVATAASNTNMEFILDGLDLRQFFMAVTTATDVTVGKPDPAMFLVSARKLGVAPKNCIVFEDAIGGFEAAHRAGMVSIGITTVNSAEDVLKCESVVEAHADFTQLSPQDLVERYVPLSVQTN, translated from the coding sequence ATGACAGACATCTCAAGCAGGGCGTTCATTTTTGATATGGACGGAACGCTCGTTGACAATATGCATGTCCACACAGAGGCGTGGGCCAATCTGCTTGACGAAAACGGCGTCGAAATGGACCGGCACAAATTCCTGGTCGCAACGGCGGGAAAAACAAACCGTGAGATATTACCTACGGTTTTCGGTGATATTTCGGATGAGCGGATCGCAGAACTGGCAAAGCGAAAAGAGTCTCTTTATCGAGAAGCCTATCTTCCGATAAGGAAACCGGTCGACGGTTTGATTGAATTCCTGACCGAGTCCAAAAAGCTCGGGGTCAAGATGGCGGTCGCGACCGCGGCGTCTAATACCAATATGGAATTCATCCTCGACGGGCTCGATCTGAGGCAGTTTTTCATGGCGGTAACGACGGCGACTGATGTAACGGTGGGAAAACCGGATCCGGCGATGTTTCTGGTTTCGGCGAGGAAACTCGGCGTTGCACCAAAGAATTGCATTGTTTTTGAGGATGCCATCGGCGGATTTGAAGCAGCCCATCGAGCTGGAATGGTTTCTATCGGCATTACGACCGTAAATTCTGCCGAGGATGTGTTGAAATGCGAATCGGTGGTCGAGGCCCACGCAGATTTTACGCAGCTGAGCCCGCAAGATTTAGTTGAGAGGTACGTTCCCTTATCTGTTCAGACAAATTAA
- a CDS encoding zinc-dependent alcohol dehydrogenase family protein — MRAAVFEGFQGPINIQNVADPMPSPTGVVLRVKACGLCRSDWHGWMGNDPDIKLPHVPGHELAGEIVDLGSAIEKFKIGDRVTLPFVCGCGACEPCLAGDQQVCDHQFQPGFTAWGGFAEYVAIEYADANLVRLPVEIDFVTAASLGCRFATSYRAVVDQGKIKPEQWVAVHGCGGVGLSAIMIAAAFGARVIAVDIAEDKLEYARSIGAEVAIDSRYGNPAEAILDITDGGAHISIDALGHPDILMNSLASLRKRGKHIQVGIMEAGGHRPQIPIDKLIGRELEIIGSHGMQAHRYPGMLELIRIGKLEPQKLIGKKISLDKSVSELTSMNSFSGTGVTVIDRF; from the coding sequence ATGAGAGCAGCCGTTTTCGAGGGGTTCCAAGGCCCGATCAACATTCAGAATGTCGCCGATCCAATGCCGAGCCCGACCGGCGTTGTCCTTCGCGTCAAGGCGTGCGGTCTTTGCCGCAGCGACTGGCATGGCTGGATGGGAAACGATCCGGATATCAAACTGCCTCATGTTCCCGGTCATGAACTCGCCGGTGAGATCGTTGATTTGGGTTCTGCGATCGAAAAATTCAAGATCGGCGACCGCGTTACTCTGCCGTTTGTCTGCGGATGCGGAGCGTGTGAGCCTTGCCTCGCCGGAGATCAGCAGGTTTGCGATCACCAGTTTCAGCCCGGATTTACAGCCTGGGGTGGTTTTGCGGAATACGTGGCAATCGAATATGCAGATGCGAATCTCGTGCGGTTGCCTGTGGAGATCGATTTCGTTACGGCCGCATCGCTCGGTTGCCGTTTCGCAACCTCCTATCGCGCTGTTGTAGATCAGGGGAAGATAAAGCCGGAGCAATGGGTTGCCGTTCACGGCTGCGGCGGTGTTGGGCTGTCGGCGATAATGATCGCGGCAGCGTTTGGGGCGAGAGTTATCGCTGTTGATATAGCCGAAGACAAACTCGAATATGCCCGCTCGATAGGAGCCGAGGTCGCGATCGATTCGCGATATGGCAACCCTGCCGAAGCCATACTCGACATCACCGACGGCGGTGCTCACATCTCGATCGACGCTCTCGGCCATCCGGATATCTTGATGAATTCGCTCGCTTCATTACGCAAACGCGGCAAGCACATCCAGGTCGGCATCATGGAAGCCGGCGGCCACCGCCCCCAAATTCCGATCGACAAACTAATCGGCCGCGAACTCGAGATCATCGGCAGCCACGGAATGCAGGCTCATCGGTATCCGGGGATGCTCGAGCTGATCCGCATTGGAAAACTCGAACCGCAGAAGCTGATCGGCAAAAAGATCTCGCTTGACAAATCTGTTTCAGAACTCACCAGCATGAACAGTTTCAGCGGAACTGGCGTAACGGTTATTGATCGATTTTGA
- a CDS encoding peptidoglycan-binding protein, whose amino-acid sequence MKKYQGENGLAKTGSLNRATLEKMEIKLTDKQKEIPVDPKHLASAETKPAKTEKAASTTAKTESKPSDGPKRPAPFQANKDQITALQTKLKEARLFTGEADGSRSDSLKEAVKKYQEANGLKATGGINAETLEKMGIALTDKQKEQVAAQAAYDAAKKN is encoded by the coding sequence GTGAAAAAATATCAGGGCGAAAACGGATTGGCCAAGACAGGCTCTTTAAACCGGGCAACCCTCGAGAAAATGGAGATCAAGCTGACCGATAAGCAAAAAGAGATCCCGGTAGATCCGAAGCATTTAGCTTCAGCCGAAACAAAGCCGGCCAAAACAGAAAAGGCAGCTTCGACTACTGCGAAAACAGAATCAAAGCCGTCTGACGGACCGAAACGCCCGGCTCCGTTTCAGGCAAATAAGGATCAGATAACTGCGCTTCAAACTAAGTTAAAGGAAGCAAGACTATTTACTGGTGAAGCCGATGGTTCACGCAGCGACAGCCTCAAGGAAGCCGTGAAAAAATATCAGGAAGCCAATGGCCTGAAGGCGACTGGCGGTATTAACGCTGAAACTTTAGAGAAAATGGGAATTGCCCTCACGGACAAACAAAAGGAACAAGTTGCCGCTCAGGCTGCGTATGACGCGGCAAAGAAAAACTAA
- a CDS encoding amidase yields the protein MLSTIAAASAGAIVGSIGCTPSKRTEVSFAGDLTQLDLAEAAHAVKHKQISPVELTKACLERIDRLDKQLNSFITVTPEEALRQAKAAEDLVMKGGRFDVLLGIPIAIKDNVDTAGILTTAASGVFANRRPSEDAEVVRRLRAAGAVILGKLNMHEFALGTTSAISHYRAVHNPWSPDHVAGGSSGGSAAAVAAGLCFGAVGTDTGGSVRIPASCCGIVGLKPSFGVVSAAGTIPVSKTFDHVGPMCRTVTDIAWMFRTMTDHPSARDFDPGVQADISGLRIGILKTSGDVCDSSIVPEVRASFDEAVKVIRSLGGVITEVELPIPDLGGIIDYESYAFHAEYLKASPGLYDERTRKTIISGSNVSEGQYQKLMAQIEKHRISVASVFENVDAVIVPTLPGLPIAIKDAVDPFALDACTFGFSIAGVPSISVPCGFSSSGLPIGLLIGGPVYSEGRVLRIASAYEKAAGWKNGGLRSEIAIFISFSLPRHTQPERQLVPFVCP from the coding sequence ATGTTATCGACCATCGCCGCTGCTTCAGCCGGAGCGATCGTGGGCTCGATCGGCTGTACGCCGTCTAAACGGACTGAGGTCAGCTTCGCTGGCGATCTTACCCAACTCGACCTCGCCGAGGCCGCACATGCCGTTAAGCATAAGCAAATTTCTCCCGTCGAACTGACAAAGGCCTGTCTCGAAAGGATCGATCGTTTAGACAAGCAGCTAAATTCTTTTATCACGGTAACGCCGGAAGAGGCGCTTCGGCAGGCGAAAGCTGCCGAGGATCTTGTAATGAAAGGCGGACGATTTGATGTGTTGCTCGGGATTCCTATTGCGATCAAGGACAATGTCGATACGGCGGGCATTCTGACAACTGCTGCAAGCGGAGTATTTGCCAACCGTCGACCGTCTGAGGATGCAGAGGTCGTAAGGCGTCTCCGAGCGGCTGGAGCCGTGATCCTCGGCAAGCTGAACATGCACGAATTTGCCCTTGGCACGACATCAGCGATAAGCCACTATCGAGCAGTTCACAATCCTTGGTCGCCAGATCATGTCGCGGGTGGTTCATCCGGCGGTTCGGCTGCCGCAGTGGCAGCCGGGCTGTGTTTTGGTGCCGTTGGCACTGACACTGGCGGATCCGTCAGAATACCAGCGTCCTGCTGCGGCATAGTCGGATTGAAGCCTTCTTTCGGGGTCGTGAGTGCCGCCGGCACCATTCCGGTCTCAAAGACATTCGACCACGTCGGGCCGATGTGCCGAACGGTAACAGATATAGCGTGGATGTTTCGGACTATGACCGACCACCCCAGCGCTCGGGATTTTGATCCAGGTGTTCAGGCAGATATTTCTGGACTCAGGATCGGCATCCTCAAAACGTCGGGCGATGTTTGCGATTCTTCGATCGTGCCGGAGGTTCGCGCTTCATTCGACGAAGCGGTGAAAGTTATACGCAGCCTGGGCGGAGTCATAACCGAGGTAGAGCTTCCTATTCCCGACCTTGGCGGTATCATTGACTACGAATCGTACGCCTTTCATGCAGAATATCTAAAAGCCTCGCCTGGTCTCTATGACGAACGAACTCGCAAGACGATCATATCCGGAAGCAATGTTTCCGAAGGGCAATACCAAAAGCTCATGGCTCAGATCGAAAAGCATCGAATATCCGTCGCCTCAGTTTTTGAAAACGTTGATGCGGTAATAGTTCCAACGCTTCCGGGATTGCCGATCGCTATCAAGGATGCGGTCGATCCTTTTGCATTGGATGCCTGTACGTTCGGCTTTTCAATTGCCGGCGTGCCGTCTATTTCGGTGCCTTGCGGTTTTTCGAGTTCCGGACTGCCGATCGGGCTACTTATTGGCGGGCCTGTTTATTCCGAAGGCCGCGTGCTTAGAATTGCGTCGGCATACGAAAAGGCCGCCGGTTGGAAAAACGGCGGCCTCCGATCTGAAATTGCCATCTTTATTAGTTTTTCTTTGCCGCGTCATACGCAGCCTGAGCGGCAACTTGTTCCTTTTGTTTGTCCGTGA